The following are encoded together in the Rana temporaria chromosome 12, aRanTem1.1, whole genome shotgun sequence genome:
- the LOC120919505 gene encoding protein HEXIM1-like: protein MAEVGVQEPSLPCQSLAGGETLLGSQEGSGWPPEEERGECPRRSTHPSSPSFLEPEEDDYSRVGDSHEPEGPWRELGRKRHRRLPSKKKRSWKPYNKLTWEEKKRLEERESQRASKMRAEMFAKGQPVAPYNTTQFLMEDHGLEEPDLCPPPKRAPAALPPVHLDSTEDDEEEDGTGSDGMASDDGTKFLQKDFSETYEKYHVESLQDMSKQELIREYMELEKCMSRMEEENNRLRSQQADPPRLHELEMELEKLKEENRRLRREQVVADPMGH from the coding sequence ATGGCAGAAGTGGGAGTCCAGGAGCCAAGCTTGCCCTGCCAAAGTTTGGCAGGTGGGGAAACCCTGCTGGGCAGCCAAGAAGGGAGTGGGTGGCCcccggaggaggagagaggggagtgccCGAGGAGGAGTACCCACCCCTCCTCCCCATCCTTCCTCGAGCCAGAGGAGGACGACTACAGCCgggtgggcgacagccatgagccggaggggccctggagggagctgggcagaaagcggcaccgccggctaccctccaagaagaagaggtcctggaagccgtataacaagctgacctgggaggagaagaagcgactggaggagagggagtcgcagcgggcgtccaagatgcgggccgagatgttcgccaagggccaaccggtggccccttacaacaccacccagttcctgatggaGGACCACGGCTTGGAGGAGCCCGACCTGTGCCCGCCGCCAAAACGGGCCCCCGCCGCCCTGCCACCCGTCCACCTCGACAGCACGGAGGACGACGAGGAGGAGGACGGCACGGGCAGCGACGGTATGGCCAGCGACGACGGCACCAAGTTCCTGCAGAAGGACTTTTCCGAGACCTACGAGAagtaccacgtggagagcctgcaggacatgagcaagcaggagctgatccgtgagtacatggagctggagaagtgcatgagccgcatggaggaggagaacaaccgcctgaggtcacagcaggccgacccccccaggctccatgaactggagatggagctggagaagctcaaagaggagaaccggcggctgcggagggagcaggtggtggctgaccctatggggcactga